A window of the Zeugodacus cucurbitae isolate PBARC_wt_2022May chromosome 4, idZeuCucr1.2, whole genome shotgun sequence genome harbors these coding sequences:
- the LOC128921583 gene encoding uncharacterized protein LOC128921583 — MDESNKELQSGDIGNEELDFGYILQYLLGNMMNDQAHRFFGEILQSMQESNHIGDSVDHTADITANARSIGVYMTKRGENLAFIEPHMPRESNKELQSGDIGNEELDFGYILQYLLGNMMNDQAHRFFGEILQSMQESDHCGDSVGHTE; from the exons a TGGATGAATCTAATAAGGAACTACAATCAGGAGATATAGGAAATGAAGAACTTGACTTTGGATATATCTTGCAATATTTATTGGGAAATATGATGAATGATCAGGCACATCGATTCTTTGGTGAAATTCTCCAAAGTATGCAGGAAAGTAACCATATTGGGGACAGTGTGGACCATACTGCCGACATAACTGCTAATGCACGCTCCATTGGCGTCTATATGACCAAACGTGGAGAGAATTTGGCATTTATAGAACCACATATGCCAAGAGAATCTAATAAGGAGTTACAATCAGGAGATATAGGAAATGAAGAACTCGACTTTGGATATATCTTGCAATATTTATTGGGAAATATGATGAATGATCAGGCACATCGATTCTTTGGTGAAATTCTCCAAAGTATGCAGGAAAGCGACCATTGTGGGGACAGTGTGGGCCATACAGAATGA